A genomic region of Flavobacteriales bacterium contains the following coding sequences:
- a CDS encoding Na/Pi symporter, with protein MDISFWKLLAGLAVFLFGMEQLERGIEHLAGRSFKLFIKKYTTHPFSAVLVGILITAILQSSSLVSFIVLAFVGAGVMAMPNALSVILGANFGTTLTSWIIALVGFSFNLEKFSYPILACGGIVFLVFGSSKSGFHYARMIIGFGMLFLGLDFMKASIGDYFSNFDVSPYVNYPIIVFALLGFIITAIVQASSATMAIALSALYTGKIPLEIAAGLIIGSELGTSIKSWFGAMQGSPAKKQVALGNILFNSGTTLMGLILVHPILYLITKVWNVSDEVYALVLFQNFTNLATIVMFFPFLQSFSSFLERRFREKKDQVPLYISKTGTEIPEAALDALEKDAHFFLHKTIVLNLDAFHIERNLIPLEPELSEKMKMLEGSAFSYGKFYDQLKVNEGEIVHYYLDLNKESLNEKDSRRLQQLLNVIRNATFSAKAMKDIRSDRKDFRESADDR; from the coding sequence ATGGATATTTCGTTTTGGAAATTATTGGCGGGACTGGCAGTCTTCCTGTTTGGTATGGAACAGCTGGAGCGGGGAATTGAACACCTGGCCGGAAGATCCTTTAAACTCTTTATTAAAAAATACACCACTCATCCTTTCTCTGCAGTGTTGGTGGGTATTCTTATTACCGCCATTCTACAAAGTAGTTCGCTGGTTTCATTTATTGTGCTGGCTTTTGTGGGCGCAGGAGTAATGGCGATGCCTAATGCATTATCCGTAATTCTCGGTGCCAACTTCGGAACCACCTTAACCAGTTGGATTATTGCATTGGTGGGATTTAGTTTCAACCTCGAAAAATTTTCTTATCCCATTCTCGCCTGCGGTGGAATTGTATTTCTGGTTTTCGGCAGTTCAAAATCCGGATTCCATTATGCACGCATGATAATAGGATTCGGAATGTTGTTTCTTGGACTCGATTTCATGAAAGCTTCCATTGGCGATTACTTCAGTAATTTTGATGTGAGTCCGTACGTCAACTACCCCATCATTGTATTTGCGCTCTTAGGATTCATCATCACCGCCATTGTGCAAGCTTCTTCGGCCACCATGGCCATTGCATTAAGTGCATTGTACACGGGAAAAATTCCATTGGAAATTGCGGCGGGACTCATCATCGGTTCCGAGTTGGGAACATCCATTAAATCATGGTTTGGTGCCATGCAGGGATCACCTGCGAAAAAACAAGTGGCGCTCGGAAATATTTTATTTAACAGCGGAACGACCTTAATGGGATTAATCCTGGTGCATCCGATCCTCTACCTCATCACCAAAGTTTGGAATGTTAGCGATGAAGTCTATGCCCTGGTCCTGTTTCAGAATTTCACCAACCTGGCCACCATTGTGATGTTTTTTCCGTTTCTCCAATCCTTTTCTTCCTTTCTCGAACGAAGATTCAGAGAGAAAAAAGATCAGGTTCCTTTATACATTTCAAAAACCGGGACAGAAATTCCGGAGGCGGCTTTGGATGCTTTGGAAAAAGATGCACATTTCTTTTTACACAAAACCATCGTATTAAATCTGGATGCTTTTCATATTGAACGAAATCTGATTCCACTCGAACCCGAGCTGAGCGAGAAAATGAAAATGCTGGAAGGATCTGCCTTTTCGTATGGCAAATTTTACGATCAGCTAAAAGTGAACGAAGGAGAGATTGTGCATTATTATCTCGATTTAAATAAAGAATCGCTCAACGAAAAAGATTCGCGTCGCTTACAACAATTGCTTAATGTTATCCGCAATGCCACTTTTTCCGCTAAAGCGATGAAAGATATCCGTTCCGACCGCAAAGATTTTCGCGAATCGGCCGACGACCGCAA